A genomic region of Alnus glutinosa chromosome 11, dhAlnGlut1.1, whole genome shotgun sequence contains the following coding sequences:
- the LOC133880852 gene encoding transcription factor ABORTED MICROSPORES yields MSFIMQNLMERLRPLVGLKGWDICVLWKLSEDQRFIEWIDCCCAGSTENTQNAGELLFPVSSVSPCRDTMFQHPRTKSCDLLAQLPCSIPLDSGIYAQTLITHQPSWLNFSSITTEPSVLQETVGTRVLIPLAGGVIELFATKHVAEDQHVVDLITAECNISMDQEALINSSNMDTSFSTVGVNDHQKDPNNHFQLPVSPATPLENLNLPYDISVDRIRLCDSPMNFLHQFNYTSEDRTKNDMYYEGSNNSFISDKPINPFKSSTDQNHEHPNQMDMQFMEPLLNKEQPVGNDKDSIKHETGRTGSISDCSDQFDDEDDAKYRRRTGKGPQSKNLVAERRRRKKLNDRLYALRSLVPIISKLDRASILGDAIEFVKELQKQAKELQDELEEHSDDEGGRNTFSSGNHHHVQPEILNQNGEHDKAPNGIHGGGNGIVSKQNQESESTNDKTQQMEVQVEVAQIDGNEFFVKVFCEHKPGGFVRLMEALNSLGLEVTNVNVTSFRGLVSNVFKVEKRDSEVVQADHVRDSLLELTRNPSRGWPPEMAKATENCSSTEYHHNHHQLMHNHCASSYHHHLHHLHN; encoded by the exons ATGAGCTTCATCATGCAAAACTTAATGGAGAGGCTAAGACCCCTTGTTGGTTTGAAAGGTTGGGATATCTGTGTTCTGTGGAAATTGAGTGAAGACCAAAG GTTTATTGAGTGGATTGACTGCTGTTGTGCTGGGAGTACTGAAAACACCCAAAATGCTGGAGAACTTCTTTTTCCTGTTTCTTCTGTCAGTCCTTGCAGGGATACCATGTTTCAGCATCCAAGAACCAAATCTTGTGACCTTCTAGCTCAACTGCCTTGTTCCATACCCCTTGATTCTGG AATTTATGCACAGACCTTGATAACACACCAACCCAGTTGGTTAAACTTCTCAAGTATTACAACAGAACCAAGTGTTCTACAG GAAACTGTTGGCACTAGGGTTTTGATTCCACTGGCAGGAGGAGTTATTGAGCTGTTTGCTACAAAACAC GTTGCTGAAGATCAGCATGTCGTTGATCTTATCACAGCTGAATGCAACATTTCAATGGATCAGGAGGCCCTCATCAACTCAAGCAACATGGACACAAGCTTCAGTACTGTTGGTGTAAATGATCATCAAAAGGATCCCAATAACCATTTCCAGCTACCAGTTTCACCCGCGACACCATTAGAAAATCTGAATCTACCATACGACATCTCTGTTGACAGAATTCGCTTATGTGATTCTCCAATGAACTTCCTTCACCAATTTAATTACACTTCTGAAGACAGAACTAAGAACGACATGTATTATGAAGGATCAAACAATTCATTCATTTCTGACAAACCAATCAACCCATTTAAATCTTCCACTGATCAGAATCATGAGCACCCAAATCAGATGGATATGCAGTTTATGGAGCCATTGTTAAACAAGGAGCAGCCGGTCGGAAATGATAAGGATTCAATCAAGCACGAGACGGGAAGAACAGGTTCAATATCCGATTGCAGTGATCAGTTtgacgatgaggatgatgcaaaGTATAGGCGAAGGACTGGAAAGGGGCCTCAATCGAAAAACCTTGTTGCTGaaaggaggagaagaaagaagctTAATGATAGGCTCTATGCCCTTCGGTCTTTGGTTCCTATTATTTCTAAG CTGGATAGGGCTTCTATCCTAGGGGATGCAATTGAATTTGTGAAGGAGTTGCAGAAGCAAGCCAAAGAACTCCAAGATGAGCTTGAAGAGCATTCAGATGATGAAGGAGGCAGAAACACATTTAGTAGTGGCAACCACCATCATGTCCAACCCGAAATTCTAAACCAAAATGGTGAACATGATAAAGCTCCAAATGGAATTCATGGGGGAGGCAATGGCATTGTCTCGAAACAAAATCAGGAGTCAGAAAGTACTAATGACAAGACACAGCAGATGGAG GTGCAAGTGGAAGTGGCTCAGATAGATGGGAATGAGTTCTTTGTGAAGGTATTCTGCGAGCACAAGCCTGGCGGATTTGTGAGATTAATGGAGGCATTGAACTCTCTGGGACTGGAAGTAACAAATGTAAATGTGACAAGCTTCAGAGGCCTTGTGTCTAATGTTTTCAAGGTGGAG AAAAGGGACAGTGAAGTAGTTCAAGCTGATCATGTGAGGGACTCCTTGCTTGAGCTAACGCGAAACCCATCCAGAGGGTGGCCGCCAGAGATGGCGAAAGCAACAGAGAATTGCAGCAGCACCGAGTATCATCATAACCATCACCAACTCATGCACAACCACTGTGCTAGTTCCTACCACCACCACTTACACCATCTTCATAActaa
- the LOC133882785 gene encoding chemocyanin-like: MEETMFSKYCSFLIMTLMVNFLFLKGTAATATSEVYTVGDEEEWNDGRDFVSWSQKYNFSVGDVLRFRYVKGQHNAYEVREATYRSCDASSGVLAKYESGDDQVKLRQAKKHWFICNVPGHCLGGMRFGIDVKEASATTSGANLSSAASTSSQMEPSPPLNSCKSYAPLRWSTMGIHIVAFGILYLTLD; encoded by the exons ATGGAAGAAACCATGTTCTCCAAATATTGCAGCTTCTTAATTATGACCCTTATGGTCAACTTTTTGTTTCTGAAGGGTACTGCTGCTACTGCTACATCAGAGGTTTATACAGTTGGTGATGAGGAAGAGTGGAATGATGGGAGGGACTTTGTCTCATGGTCACAGAAATACAACTTTAGCGTTGGTGATGTTCTTc GTTTTAGATATGTGAAGGGGCAACATAATGCTTATGAAGTTAGAGAAGCAACGTATAGATCATGTGATGCGAGCTCTGGAGTGTTGGCAAAGTATGAGAGTGGAGACGATCAAGTGAAGCTGAGGCAAGCAAAGAAGCATTGGTTCATTTGCAATGTCCCCGGACATTGCCTTGGGGGAATGAGGTTTGGCATAGATGTTAAAGAAGCAAGTGCCACTACTTCTGGGGCTAATCTCTCAAGTGCTGCATCAACCAGCTCGCAAATGGAGCCATCTCCACCACTCAACTCTTGTAAAAGTTATGCACCTTTAAGGTGGTCGACCATGGGAATTCACATAGTTGCATTTGGAATATTATATTTAACATTGGATTAA